The following coding sequences are from one Lasioglossum baleicum chromosome 18, iyLasBale1, whole genome shotgun sequence window:
- the LOC143217930 gene encoding uridine 5'-monophosphate synthase-like isoform X2 — translation MSGSHMCSGGMDAELKELAVALCEIDAIKFGDYTTKVGLKTPIYFDLRVIISHPKVMARLAKALWTFSDDCENISQICGVPYTALPLATLICIDSNIPMVIRRKEAKAYGTMKLIEGSFDEGENCIIIEDVVTSGSSIIDTAEALRKDGLKVTDAFVVIDREQGGKKNIEAHGIKMRSLYSISSILAYLLECKKITPKVVKKVKDYWLEFRAPVIPAQVQESRLKIPFHSRATKTKNEMATILFNLMEAKESNLCLAADLTKAESILEITDLVGPHIVVLKTHVDIVEDFSHNFTNKLKNLASKHNFLLMEDRKFADIGNTVSLQYRDGIYKIAEWADMVTVHAVAGKTIVYGLTKALENVKEPRGIFIVTQMSSEGALTNNEYVANALTIAHSSNLVTGIVCQSNNICLNPAWIQLTPGVKLAPSSDDLGQQYNTPESVVNSGADLAVVGRGITEAEDKLAAALEYKQALWAAYKKRLD, via the exons ATGTCAG GGAGCCACATGTGTTCGGGAGGCATGGACGCAGAATTGAAGGAGCTAGCTGTTGCGCTTTGCGAAATAGACGCAATAAAATTCGGAGATTACACAACCAAAGTTGGTTTGAAAACTCCAATCTACTTCGATTTAAGAGTGATAATCTCTCATCCGAAAGTTATG GCTCGACTAGCTAAGGCATTGTGGACGTTCTCCGACGACTGCGAAAACATATCGCAGATCTGCGGAGTACCGTACACAGCTCTACCATTGGCCACATTGATCTGTATAGATTCCAATATCCCCATGGTAATCAGAAGAAAAGAGGCGAAAGCCTACGGCACAATGAAACTGATAGAAGGATCCTTTGATGAGGGAGAAAATTGCATCATAATAGAAGATGTTGTCACAAGCGGTAGCAGTATTATAGATACTGCAGAAGCTCTACGGAAAGATGGATTGAAGGTGACGGATGCTTTTGTAGTGATCGACAGAGAACAGGGTGGCAAGAAAAACATCGAAGCTCATGGTATAAAAATGAGGAGTTTATACTCGATCAGTAGTATCCTCGCTTACCTCCTGGAATGTAAGAAGATCACGCCGAAGGTTGTGAAGAAAGTAAAAGACTACTGGTTGGAGTTCCGAGCTCCTGTTATTCCTGCTCAGG TTCAAGAATCAAGACTGAAAATACCGTTCCACTCGCGCGCGACCAAGACTAAAAACGAGATGGCAACGATCCTGTTCAACCTAATGGAAGCGAAGGAATCAAATTTATGCTTGGCAGCGGATTTGACGAAAGCAGAGTCTATTTTGGAAATTACTGATTTAGTGGGACCACACATTGTCGTCCTTAAAACACACGTGGACATCGTAGAAGACTTCAGCCACaatttcacaaataaattaaaaaatctggCTAGCAAGCATAATTTTCTGTTAATGGAGGACCGGAAGTTCGCGGATATTGGTAACACGGTGTCCTTGCAGTATCGGGACGGCATTTACAAGATCGCGGAGTGGGCAGACATGGTTACTGTGCACGCGGTGGCAGGCAAAACTATTGTATACGGGTTGACTAAAGCCTTGGAAAATGTGAAGGAACCGCGTGGTATCTTCATAGTAACGCAGATGTCTTCGGAAGGAGCGTTAACGAACAACGAATACGTAGCGAACGCGTTAACGATCGCGCATAGTTCAAACTTGGTCACTGGCATCGTTTGCCAGTCCAATAATATATGTCTTAATCCAGCCTGGATTCAACTGACGCCTGGAGTGAAGCTTGCCCCAAGCTCGGACGACTTGGGACAACAATACAACACTCCAGAATCGGTTGTGAATTCTGGAGCAGACTTGGCTGTCGTTGGCAGAGGTATCACCGAGGCCGAGGACAAGTTGGCCGCCGCGTTGGAATACAAGCAGGCACTTTGGGCCGCTTACAAAAAGCGGTtagattaa
- the LOC143217930 gene encoding uridine 5'-monophosphate synthase-like isoform X1 translates to MFLGSHMCSGGMDAELKELAVALCEIDAIKFGDYTTKVGLKTPIYFDLRVIISHPKVMARLAKALWTFSDDCENISQICGVPYTALPLATLICIDSNIPMVIRRKEAKAYGTMKLIEGSFDEGENCIIIEDVVTSGSSIIDTAEALRKDGLKVTDAFVVIDREQGGKKNIEAHGIKMRSLYSISSILAYLLECKKITPKVVKKVKDYWLEFRAPVIPAQVQESRLKIPFHSRATKTKNEMATILFNLMEAKESNLCLAADLTKAESILEITDLVGPHIVVLKTHVDIVEDFSHNFTNKLKNLASKHNFLLMEDRKFADIGNTVSLQYRDGIYKIAEWADMVTVHAVAGKTIVYGLTKALENVKEPRGIFIVTQMSSEGALTNNEYVANALTIAHSSNLVTGIVCQSNNICLNPAWIQLTPGVKLAPSSDDLGQQYNTPESVVNSGADLAVVGRGITEAEDKLAAALEYKQALWAAYKKRLD, encoded by the exons ATGTTTTTAGGGAGCCACATGTGTTCGGGAGGCATGGACGCAGAATTGAAGGAGCTAGCTGTTGCGCTTTGCGAAATAGACGCAATAAAATTCGGAGATTACACAACCAAAGTTGGTTTGAAAACTCCAATCTACTTCGATTTAAGAGTGATAATCTCTCATCCGAAAGTTATG GCTCGACTAGCTAAGGCATTGTGGACGTTCTCCGACGACTGCGAAAACATATCGCAGATCTGCGGAGTACCGTACACAGCTCTACCATTGGCCACATTGATCTGTATAGATTCCAATATCCCCATGGTAATCAGAAGAAAAGAGGCGAAAGCCTACGGCACAATGAAACTGATAGAAGGATCCTTTGATGAGGGAGAAAATTGCATCATAATAGAAGATGTTGTCACAAGCGGTAGCAGTATTATAGATACTGCAGAAGCTCTACGGAAAGATGGATTGAAGGTGACGGATGCTTTTGTAGTGATCGACAGAGAACAGGGTGGCAAGAAAAACATCGAAGCTCATGGTATAAAAATGAGGAGTTTATACTCGATCAGTAGTATCCTCGCTTACCTCCTGGAATGTAAGAAGATCACGCCGAAGGTTGTGAAGAAAGTAAAAGACTACTGGTTGGAGTTCCGAGCTCCTGTTATTCCTGCTCAGG TTCAAGAATCAAGACTGAAAATACCGTTCCACTCGCGCGCGACCAAGACTAAAAACGAGATGGCAACGATCCTGTTCAACCTAATGGAAGCGAAGGAATCAAATTTATGCTTGGCAGCGGATTTGACGAAAGCAGAGTCTATTTTGGAAATTACTGATTTAGTGGGACCACACATTGTCGTCCTTAAAACACACGTGGACATCGTAGAAGACTTCAGCCACaatttcacaaataaattaaaaaatctggCTAGCAAGCATAATTTTCTGTTAATGGAGGACCGGAAGTTCGCGGATATTGGTAACACGGTGTCCTTGCAGTATCGGGACGGCATTTACAAGATCGCGGAGTGGGCAGACATGGTTACTGTGCACGCGGTGGCAGGCAAAACTATTGTATACGGGTTGACTAAAGCCTTGGAAAATGTGAAGGAACCGCGTGGTATCTTCATAGTAACGCAGATGTCTTCGGAAGGAGCGTTAACGAACAACGAATACGTAGCGAACGCGTTAACGATCGCGCATAGTTCAAACTTGGTCACTGGCATCGTTTGCCAGTCCAATAATATATGTCTTAATCCAGCCTGGATTCAACTGACGCCTGGAGTGAAGCTTGCCCCAAGCTCGGACGACTTGGGACAACAATACAACACTCCAGAATCGGTTGTGAATTCTGGAGCAGACTTGGCTGTCGTTGGCAGAGGTATCACCGAGGCCGAGGACAAGTTGGCCGCCGCGTTGGAATACAAGCAGGCACTTTGGGCCGCTTACAAAAAGCGGTtagattaa